ttatccagccctggaaaaagatggtttgcttattgtcttaCCACAGGATACCTGATTAGGAGGTGTTCAGCGGACGGATACTTACCGTGGTGTTCGGATGGTTACAGTCAAGGCCGATGTCTTCGGTAGCATCCAACCACTGTTTTCGTTTCCCGaagaataatttccacattccttcgtgcgtacccgtggcccttctgggttgaactcccacatgcggaggggCCGTCGCTGACACGGCATGGTCCgacggactagcattacctgaatAACATGGCCAAGATCGATATCcttctcaatgaggcttcggatgcggcTCTGCAGAATACGCACTTCGTCAACTggtccccagtccaaccccttcactacaaaaaaatgacacatccgtgacattttgggccgaacgaaatttttttctgtcatacatatgacacttctatgacgataattgtgacaaaacccggtatcatcatagatgtggtgggctcctacttctactAGTAGACCGCCCGTGTGTTGCTACGGGCTACAATACAATGCATATAAATGAATTAAACAAATGACTAAAGTTGTCTTCAAGGTCGAAGCTCATTTCTTCCTTGTATATTTGGGCATGTTTGGACATCAAACGGACAGCCGGTAGACTCTCCAAATTCAGCTGTGTGGACAATCGCTGCAACATAGCTAACACTTTATTTGCAATCAACCACTCTCTTCCCATCACATCCTTTCTTCCTATCATTGTAGCCCAATTGTTGAGCTCCCTCCATAGTCACACATTTCCTCACACCGCCAACCCGTGAACCACGTTGGGGGACACCAGAAGACAACCGTCCTTATCGTCGCCCTCTCGCTAGGACGGACAAAGAGCGAGGCATAAACATACacatacataaattaattcattaTTTCATTAATTGATTACTTAATATGATGTCTTGTATCCTCTACATggacaaaaaatacaaaaaaaatattATCTTCATTCTACAGAATGAAATTGAAAACTTGTGAACAAAATCACAAATAAGTGTTGAAAAGTAAGAAAACATGAGGATCCTTAAATTGGTGCTCCTTCCCATATACATAGGTCCCCTATCAAAATACTGACAAAAAAGAGAAGTGATTAATGCCCGTCTCATGGGCCTCGCATACTTGGACAGACGATGTAAATGAAATCCATATATTAGCTAATTATAAGGTGCTTCCAATCAAAAGAAACCATTTATAAGGGAAGGGGCTACTACAACTTGTACAGTCCTGAGCCACCACGCTACTAACACACTCATTGTCCAGTGTATGCAAGTCATCTCTTCCTCTCCCCATCACAAGTGACATGTTCAAACTGCAAAGTCGATGGATTGGATCCTTCAATGCGAAGACACCAAATTTTGAACTCCAAGGTGCAACCTTGCAGCCTTCACATGATGCAGTATATTGGCCAAGGTAGCATACTATCAAATTTAGATCCGATTATATTTTTATACCTCTCATAACATAGAGATTGACAAGATATGATGATTATCACTTGAGAATATATACCAGCAACAAAAACATCCACAAAATATAAACACATATCACTTTTAAAAAGGTAAAACTTTGAGACACAGCAAAACACTATATGCCTAGATGTAAAAAATGACAAAAGGAGAATAGGAATAAATATGAAGACGTGTAGTATTTGAACAGGAGCTCACATGCTCCTTGATGAACTATAAAATCCGAAAACACAGTAAAAATATATTAAAAAATCTGATTTTTTAATAAAAAATTATGAAAGTTTTAACTTCTTGCAAATGCTTTTGATGAAATGACATTCGTGTAGGTTTGGGCAAAAAAAATCGACGATCCAAAAGATTTGCTCTCGGAAGCATTTTGGAGCAtcgattttttttctttttgtcaAGACATCCACCAATGTTATTTCATCACCAAAATTTGCAGGAAGTTCAAACTTTCATTGATGTTTAAAtccagaatttttttgaattctttaactaattttttggattttactgTTCATCAAGGAGATTGTGAACTCGGGATCAAAAGAGCACTTTCGTAAATATGAGTGGAATTAAATAGAGCTAAGAGCTAATAGCTTATGTACATCTGGAGAAGCCAATATTGTAAGTTTAGTGCAAGGAAGTTTCTGCGGAAAATGAAGTTATTTAGTAAAAATGATATCTTTTTACGCTGTGCCATCCAATCCCCTAACACTCATTATCATGGCTCATCCATATCTTTCGGTTTCAACAGAATAAAGTGACCGCTAATTAGAAGCTCACCATCTTCCCTGAACATTGCATTGTAATTTCTAGATTGAAATACCTATGAGTTTGCCATTTCTTATGATAAATGTAAATTCTTAGTACTAAATGATAATTTTGTTCATAATTCTGCATTAAGTTTCTAAACCAGAATTTTGCATACATACACAAAATAGTTATGTAAATTTTGTTAAGTGACAAAACATGGTAAATATGGAAGATGGTAGAACCTGAAGTACATGATTGGAGATAATTCAAGTGTTTGTAGCCAACAATTCTAAACATGTACACACACTGCTGAATTGATAGGAAGCAAAACTCACCGGTGGTCTAAGACTTCTCATCACCAGGCACATCTCCTCTTCGCGTGAACGGCCTCCAGCGTCGCCAAAGCAATAACCTCCAGCTCATTCTTGGCCATAACCTTCCCACGGTGTGGTACGAGTATGAACCAGTGGCGGAGCCAGAAAATATCTATAAGGGAGGCCAAGTGCTACTAAAACTGGTTGGGGAGGACCAAAGTGTTGAAAATAGATTTTTAGCAGCAAATTAGTACTAATTTTGCCACTGTTCATAGCAAATTACATGCAAAATCATGGTGTTAGGGGGGCCAGGGCCCCTGCTGGTCCCCCCTGTCTCCGCCACTGGGTACGACCTAGTGAGACCAGCTTAGGACTTTGTACAACTAAAATCATTAAGTGGACAGTTGATCAAGCACAAACATAGACATGGAGAGAGAAGAATAAAAATTCTAATATATTCACCTCATTGTACCAATCATCGTCTTCGTATTGTCCGCAATGAACATTTGTTTCACCGGGAAGTGGACCCCCAAATCTATTGGCTTGTCTGTCATGAACCCTCGCCACAGATGGATTGCAAGCTATAAATTTAAGTTTTCAGAAAAGGAAATGTCATGAGACCATTGCCCATCAGATCTTCATTGCACCACAGTGAACACATGAGAAGCATCAAACTCACAATGGACTTGCGTGGTTGGTCCATGCATCCGTGGTGGGTTGCTTCTTGGGTCCTCTGATGATAACATTCCCAAACAACAACTCTGCGTCCTCCGGCATGGTTGGCCACATGCCCCTTTCGAGGTCCAGTATTAAGGTTGGCCTTCGGGCTGTGGGTACAAAAATCTATATGAATTGTTAAAAATGCAAAGAAATCATAAATATGATTCATGCATAGACACCTTGCTGGAGAGGACAATCTGACAGAGATGGAAAAGAGGTGTGAAGGAGGGATTCTCCTGGCTGTCATTTTCATCGCCAAGGGTGCTAGTATAGGGAGGATATGGAGGAGGTACTCGTGCTCACCGCAGGTGACCATCCCCGACTGGCCATGAATCATCTCCTCGCAGTGTGATGGAACTGACCATCCCCAACCGGCCATGAATCGTCCTCGCAGGTGATCATCCGCGACCAGCCATGGATCATCCTCGTAGTGCGATGGAACTAACCATATACAAATGAATTGAAATAGCTAGAAAATAAAACTAAAGATATTTTTAAAATAAATAATAATCAGTAAGAAGAATGGTGTCAAGGGAGGGAGGCTGGATCTAACATGCAGCGGAGGACTGATCATTATGTATATACTTTGGTTGTGTTAAACAGTAGAAATGTTTAAACATTTGACCAATTTTTGCCCTGTTAAACAGTACATAAATATGACGTATGAGCATGTGCGGCGGAATGCTCACTATGTATATATTTTGGCTGTTCAGCATTGAGAAGATGACACTGATCCAAAATGATTATATCAATTTAGCATCATTTGTTCAGATGATGCGGAAATATTGTGAGTATAGAAATAAGACAAATATGACATATAGTACACTAAATGATGCCTTGAATTTCATAAAAGTCTGTTGGCCAACTAATCAACAACGAAATTCTAAAATCAACCAAGAATTCTACTCTGCACTCAAATCTTCAGTTGACCAAATGATATATATCAAGATAAGAATAATGTACCATGATGCAAAAAAAAAGATGGAACCAATATGCTACAGGAAGTTACTGAAACAACAAAGCAAACATGAATTATATCACCTAGAGTGGTCATCAACAGTGGCAGCAGCTTTTCCTTCAACGCACTTGGTAATATAGCAGGCAATCTAGACACTCCATGATTAGTTTCCAAATCCATAATTTTAATGAGAGAAAACAAGAATGGAAGCTACAAAATGTATCCATATCTACCTATGGGCAGGCTCACGGGTACTGCAGATTGTGTCAAAAAATCGTACTCTCTCCCTGTATTAATTAGTATGTTATTTCTATAAGCAAATTAGGCAGCGGCAGTGCCTCAATAAGAATAATTATGCCATTCAAAAATAATAAGAAGAATCATTATACAGGACACAATGGCATACATGGCAGCATGAAAATCACGGCTCACAAGATTGAGAGATATACATACCAAGAAAAAGACAAAGAAAAGCTGAAGAACCGCACCTGCATTAGTGCATGGTCCCGAGCACGACACAGATAGAGGAACGCCCTTGAGGTCGGGGCAGAGCGAGAATCCTACCAGGCCAGAGGCATGCTCCAAATCAGGGACGCATGCGTGCATACTAACTGTACAACCAACAATTCTGATCCATGAGGTGTCGTGCAGCCACTGTGCGAAACCGACAGGCTCAGCCACGGTATGGAGCACACTTATCTTCAAATCCCGACAATCAACATTGTCGCCACACTGGAAGATGCCAAGACAATTCTGAACCTGACGTCCTGACCCGATGGCTTATGATTTTGCTGTTCTTTAATCTCTACATCCCAAATCAACTCTGGATCAACcaaaacaataaaaaaatattaGTAAATACTAAAAGGGAAATTAATGGCCGAATTTGGATATTTCTATATGCATCAGACATGCAAAAGTACTGATTCTAGGCACATGAATCGTACATTTGCATGCTTGGACGGACTGGTTGCATCAAAGATAATTAAGCTCTCAGTGTTAGCAAGTATAATGCTTAAATACTGGCAGAATCATATGCTAGTTCAACCAAAACAGCCGAGATGAGACGGCAAGGAAGCGGGTCAGTGTTGTACCTCAAGGATTTTCCTTCTGAACAAATTCAGCAAAATAGATTACCTGGCATATAATCACCCAGTCGCTCCCAAGGTCCAAAGGCACAGGAGACGGCGACCGGGACCTTCGCAAGAGGCCGGTCGTGGTGGCGGTCAGACGTCGATCCCGCAGCTCGGCAAAAGGTGGCCATGGCTCGCGAGGCGCAAGTGCGCAGTGCAGTTAGGGCATCCCGGATCGAGGAGGTTGAGGAGGAGGCGCGACGCTCGCGCCACAGACGACTGGTGACGGACCAGAGTTGGCGGAAGGAGAGGGCCATGAATCAGGGCGAGCTACGGCCGCGGATGAACAAGGGTTGGAGAGAGAAGGAGGAGAACGGAGAGGAAACAGGAGGCAGGTAGGTTGCGCGAGATCTCCGGTGTGGCCCTCATCGGCGGCGGGGCTCCCGGCCAGATCTACGTATGGTGGGGTGGGGGCTCTGGCAGGAGGTAGGGAGACGGAACCGCCCCGCCGCTTCTGTCCCTGGGCGCGGCGCGGCTTCGCCGGCCGGCCCTCCGGCAGTGGCGTTGCGGGGAGCGGTGGGGGCGGAGCGGGCCTTGGGCGGCAGCGCGGAGTGTGGCGGCTGGGCAAACCCTAGCGTTGTTTGAGATCGAGGGGAGCCTCGTTCCCGTCGGAGCTCGAGGGTTTTTTTCGTTGGTTTTTCTTCGTAGGTTTTTTGTCGTTCAATTCTCTGGCGTGCGAGGGGCATCGCTCCTTCTAAGGTGGGTTTTGGTTCTCCGGTTTTGGTTGAGATTTTTTGTTGAGGTGGGAGGTGGGAGTGAGGACGAAAAAACCCGGACGAAAatggtgggacgaaaataaacccggaacggagactaccaactaagacattaggagtagagatgacaaaaaatcatgacagaaaatgggcttttcgtcctgggcaggtcggagacgcagctgcatgacattctttgggtcgtccatgacggaaaaaactgtggtagaagcgagggcgaggaaaatttcggggagttcccggttacggtgggaggtcgggggccgagcgatgcgcgtttctctcatacacgtacgcgcgtgtgtgcgaggcgttggctctaactaaacccgagcgaggcgttggctctaactgaacccgagcgaggcgttgggctctaactgaacccgagcgattgcactgcaggctacgcgttactgaacccgagcgatcgatcgatggctgttaactgaacctgatcgagcgattccttcgctactgctgctaactgaagccgatcgatgctgcctctgggatgaacagtgagcgttgcgggggggtttggatgaacattgagcggtggcgttgcctctggatgaacatgaccccgtgctgtggtggagggctggatgaacagtagacgatggaggggtgcccgtggaggggtggttgaacaggaccccgtggtgtggagggctggatgaacagtagacgatggaggggttcccgtggaggggtggttgaacagtagccggtggagtagcgcgcggtggaggctggatgaacaggagcccgtggaggctggaggaggttgacggtagcccgtggaggctggaggaggtcgacggtggagatgaacagtatcccgtggagtcccgttttgcggtacgccacacccctcccgatgaacaggacccccgtttcgaccgtaggaggtccgtttcatccgttttgcggtacgccacacccctcccgatcaagaggacccccgtttcgaccgtaggaggtctgtttcgtccgttttgcggtacgccacacccctcccgatcaacaggacccccgtttcgaccgtaggaggtccgtttcctccgttttgcagtacgccagacccctcccgatcaacaggaccctgttccgaacgtaggaggtccgattcctccgttgtgcggtacgccaggcctcgtttccatcacctgttccgtccaagccctcccgatgaacacgaccacgcattctgttccgacccagccggttggctcccacgcgttccgttgcctcccgatgaacacgacgcattccgttgcctccccatgaatacgacacattctgttgcctccccatgaacacgacgacgacgctgtttcttcgttccgacccagccatgtacacgagccctggccgtacgtatgcgcgagtaggcgttcgagaccccgcccgtatttacacatacgtggccgtattttctttcttgcaccctggccgctgtacgtacgtgtacatgctacgtcgcgcctctactacgacacgtacgcgcctctactacgacacgtgcgcgcctctacatccaccagtatatatgtacgtacatgtttgcgaccagaatgacaacgctacgtatgcttcgaccaggtgggtcccgaccgTCAGGCACTTCCtagcctgcgaagatgtagctggtgggtcccagcagtcaggggggcgaatcatttttttgcccggacgcacttccttgcgtgcgaagatgtagctggtgggtcccagcagtcaggggcaaacgtttttttcgcgaaatacggtggcccgtccggtgggtccctgcttgtagatggaggaataattattttgcacgtaataaggaggcacttccttgctacggcagtggacccagctatcagcctctccacgtacagtccacgtccaatggaagccgttccttgaccacgttgaccatgctgcgccgagagcaccagggcggtggacgacggcgaggcctagcaaggggacgacgcggagccggggaagatgcggcagtggatccCCACACGTAGAgcagtacgagggttcactggttcgctacggtgtgaggctgccgtcgccgtagaataacagggggtgtgggtgagtagagggatggcctggccagcggtgggagtagtagggggcggtgaggcctccgccgcatcgcagccggccacgggaggcaggagaacgaggcacgaccggcgctggtttgggcggctggagcaagaagaccagaggttgaagaagcactacggccgttggatggacattgtacggtcaccggagctagaatcgtgcatatt
This sequence is a window from Aegilops tauschii subsp. strangulata cultivar AL8/78 chromosome 7, Aet v6.0, whole genome shotgun sequence. Protein-coding genes within it:
- the LOC109786679 gene encoding uncharacterized protein isoform X1, whose protein sequence is MHACVPDLEHASGLVGFSLCPDLKGVPLSVSCSGPCTNAVPSHYEDDPWLVADDHLRGRFMAGWGWSVPSHCEEMIHGQSGMVTCDFCTHSPKANLNTGPRKGHVANHAGGRRVVVWECYHQRTQEATHHGCMDQPRKSILAIHLWRGFMTDKPIDLGVHFPVKQMFIADNTKTMIGTMRLWPRMSWRLLLWRRWRPFTRRGDVPGDEKS
- the LOC109786679 gene encoding uncharacterized protein isoform X5, coding for MHACVPDLEHASGLVGFSLCPDLKGVPLSVSCSGPCTNAVPSHYEDDPWLVADDHLRGRFMAGWGWSVPSHCEEMIHGQSGMVTCARRPTLILDLERGMWPTMPEDAELLFGNVIIRGPKKQPTTDAWTNHASPFLQSICGEGS
- the LOC109786679 gene encoding uncharacterized protein isoform X2 — protein: MDLETNHGVSRLPAILPSALKEKLLPLLMTTLVPSHYEDDPWLVADDHLRGRFMAGWGWSVPSHCEEMIHGQSGMVTCDFCTHSPKANLNTGPRKGHVANHAGGRRVVVWECYHQRTQEATHHGCMDQPRKSILAIHLWRGFMTDKPIDLGVHFPVKQMFIADNTKTMIGTMRLWPRMSWRLLLWRRWRPFTRRGDVPGDEKS
- the LOC109786679 gene encoding uncharacterized protein isoform X4 is translated as MTTLVPSHYEDDPWLVADDHLRGRFMAGWGWSVPSHCEEMIHGQSGMVTCDFCTHSPKANLNTGPRKGHVANHAGGRRVVVWECYHQRTQEATHHGCMDQPRKSILAIHLWRGFMTDKPIDLGVHFPVKQMFIADNTKTMIGTMRLWPRMSWRLLLWRRWRPFTRRGDVPGDEKS
- the LOC109786679 gene encoding uncharacterized protein isoform X3; this encodes MHACVPDLEHASGLVGFSLCPDLKGVPLSVSCSGPCTNAVPSHYEDDPWLVADDHLRGRFMAGWGWSVPSHCEEMIHGQSGMVTCDFCTHSPKANLNTGPRKGHVANHAGGRRVVVWECYHQRTQEATHHGCMDQPRKSILAIHLWRGFMTDKPIDLGVHFPVKQMFIADNTKTMIGTMRYFLAPPLVHTRTTPWEGYGQE